From Hirundo rustica isolate bHirRus1 chromosome 1, bHirRus1.pri.v3, whole genome shotgun sequence, a single genomic window includes:
- the ELP6 gene encoding elongator complex protein 6 produces the protein MFAELNELLGASPESPDAGKFTLLRDTRTDGSFLVHHFLSFYLRAGCKVCFVALLQSFSHYNIVAQKLGVSLAAAKERGQLVFLEGLKSCLDLLFGEEEQPGQPSPLQFLSGSASDLRALFDFVRVSLTPAGRDSWKGPVLLVDDLSVLLSLGAAPVAVLDFIHYCRASVCYQLKGNVVVLVHSNEDSEDEENELVVNSLRHHSDLILWAEGLATGFCKDVHGQIKIIKRLSLRQAAKQDLVQIYQYKIQDRNVTFFAPGLSAAVL, from the exons ATGTTCGCGGAGCTGAACGAGCTGCTCGGGGCCTCCCCGGAGAGCCCGGACGCG gGTAAATTCACACTGCTGCGAGACACCCGGACGGATGGCAGCTTCCTGGTGCACCACTTCCTCTCCTTCTACCTCAGAG ctggcTGCAAGGTTTGCTTTGTGGCCCTGCTCCAGTCCTTCAGCCACTACAACATCGTGGCGCAGAAACTG GGTGTCAGTCTGGCAGCTGCCAAGGAGCGGGGACAGCTCGTCTTCCTGGAGGGCCTCAAGTCCTGCCTTGACCTCCTGtttggggaggaggagcagccaggacagcccagTCCTCTGCAGTTTCTGAG CGGGAGCGCCTCTGACCTCCGAGCCTTGTTTGACTTCGTGCGCGTGTCCCTGACTCCCGCCGGCCGTGATTCCTGGAAGGGCCCCGTGCTGCTGGTGGATGACCTCAGTGTCCTGCTGAGCCTGGGGGCTGCGCCGGTGGCCGTGCTGGACTTCATCCACTACTGCCGCGCCTCCGTGTGCTACCAGCTGAag GGGAACGTCGTGGTGCTGGTTCACAGCAATGAGGATTCGGAAGATGAGGAGAATGAACTGGTTGTGAACTCCCTGCGTCATCACAGCGACCTCATCCtgtgggcagaggggctggccACCGGCTTCTGCAAGGATGTTCATGGGCAG ATTAAGATAATCAAGAGGTTGTCCTTGCGGCAGGCGGCAAAGCAGGATCTGGTCCAGATCTACCAGTACAAGATCCAGGACAGGAACGTCACCTTCTTCGCTCCGGGACTGTCGGCTGCAGTCCTGTGA